A window of Primulina tabacum isolate GXHZ01 chromosome 4, ASM2559414v2, whole genome shotgun sequence contains these coding sequences:
- the LOC142542981 gene encoding uncharacterized protein LOC142542981 has product MAFTIKQTSLIVATLGVLSFIFGVIAENKKPASGNIITGKSFVICKYPADPTVILGYLSVAFLAVSTGFSYFALFYPYKGKSIPQAALFQNTSFLIFFNVALATTGLAAALLLWPTITEQLHQVRNVHHNLATECPTAKTGLLGGGAFLSLDSCLFWLVALMLADNTREDYFGDSVEKTATGYGTDDAIKGSA; this is encoded by the exons ATGGCTTTTACAATCAAGCAAACTTCTTTGATAGTGGCGACTCTTGGGGTGCTTTCCTTCATATTTGGAGTTATTGCGGAGAACAAGAAG CCGGCATCTGGCAACATCATAACTGGGAAGAGCTTTGTCATTTGCAAGTATCCAGCTGACCCTACCGTTATCTTGGGTTATTTGTCTGTTGCTTTCCTTGCCGTCTCCACTGGGTTTAGTTATTTCGCCTTGTTCTATCCATACAAAGGAAAGTCAATTCCACAGGCGGCTCTATTCCAAAACACGAGCTTTCTCATCTTTTTCAATGTTGCTTT GGCGACTACTGGTTTGGCCGCCGCATTGTTGTTATGGCCGACCATCACAGAACAACTTCACCAGGTTCGCAACGTCCATCACAATCTTGCAACCGAGTGCCCCACGGCCAAGACTGGTCTTCTAGGTGGAGGGGCGTTTTTATCTCTCGATTCTTGCCTATTCTGGCTCGTTGCATTGATGTTAGCTGACAATACCCGAGAGGATTACTTTGGAGATTCCGTCGAGAAAACTGCTACCGGTTATGGCACTGATGATGCTATAAAAGGCAGTGCCTAA
- the LOC142541523 gene encoding serine/threonine-protein phosphatase 7 long form homolog, which yields MRLKIDLCGPVQILQIWMWSRITLLCPDRAQQVSISEEQAADVLQGLPFLPYGARWRRGFSWTHTAHHSVRIMRDMLDRMVEGQVDI from the exons ATGAGATTAAAGATCGATTTGTGTGGCCCAGTTCAGATATTGCAG ATTTGGATGTGGTCTAGAATTACTCTTCTTTGCCCTGATAGAGCTCAACAGGTATCTATTTCAGAAGAGCAGGCTGCGGATGTGCTTCAGGGTCTACCATTCCTACCATATGGCGCACG GTGGAGACGCGGATTTTCTTGGACACACACGGCCCATCATTCGGTCCGTATAATGAGAGATATGCTTGACAGGATGGTAGAAGGTCAGGTAGATATATAA